The following proteins come from a genomic window of Sphingosinicella flava:
- the pgmG gene encoding phosphoglucomutase/phosphomannomutase PgmG, with amino-acid sequence MTHRFHPTSLREYDIRGIVGETLGEADAYAIGRGFSTLVRRGGGTRVATGYDGRESSPVLEKALVKGLTEGGVSVVRVGLGPTPMLYYAEAVLEVDGGIMITGSHNPANYNGFKMVLFGRPFFGADIQGLGTMAENGDWDAAETPGDVADHDIVDRYVDRLLEGFDGGAFRIGWDAGNGAAGPVVEKLTAKLPGEHHLLYTDVDSRFPNHHPDPTEEKNLADLKVLVAEKSLDFGLAFDGDGDRIGAVDGEGRVVWGDQLLSILAEPVIADVPGCTIIADVKASQALYDRVAELGGHPLMWKTGHSLIKSKMKETGAPLAGEMSGHIFFAHDYYGYDDALYAAVRLIRAVSRIGKSLTQLRSDMPAMVNTPEMRFQVDDSRKFPVVREVLDRLAASGAEVNDTDGARVNTADGWWLLRASNTQDVLVARAEARDQAGLDRLMAQIDEQLALSGLERGPQAGH; translated from the coding sequence ATGACCCATCGCTTTCACCCGACCTCGCTGCGCGAATATGACATTCGCGGGATCGTGGGAGAAACGCTGGGCGAGGCAGACGCCTATGCGATCGGGCGCGGCTTCTCGACGTTGGTCCGGCGCGGCGGCGGCACCCGGGTCGCGACCGGCTATGACGGCCGCGAAAGCTCGCCGGTGCTGGAAAAGGCGCTGGTGAAGGGCCTGACCGAAGGCGGCGTGTCGGTCGTCCGCGTCGGCCTCGGTCCCACGCCGATGCTTTATTATGCCGAGGCCGTACTCGAAGTTGACGGCGGCATCATGATCACCGGCAGCCACAATCCGGCCAATTATAACGGCTTCAAGATGGTTCTGTTCGGCCGCCCCTTCTTCGGCGCCGACATTCAGGGCCTGGGCACAATGGCCGAGAACGGGGATTGGGATGCGGCGGAAACGCCGGGCGACGTCGCCGATCACGACATTGTCGACCGCTATGTCGACCGGCTGCTCGAAGGCTTCGACGGGGGGGCGTTCCGCATCGGCTGGGACGCGGGCAATGGCGCGGCGGGGCCGGTGGTCGAGAAGCTGACCGCGAAGCTGCCGGGCGAGCATCATTTGCTCTATACCGATGTCGACAGCCGTTTTCCCAACCATCATCCCGATCCGACCGAGGAAAAGAATCTCGCCGATCTGAAGGTGCTGGTCGCCGAAAAAAGCCTCGATTTCGGCCTCGCCTTCGACGGCGACGGCGACCGGATCGGCGCGGTGGACGGCGAAGGGCGGGTGGTGTGGGGCGACCAGCTCCTGTCCATCCTCGCCGAACCGGTGATCGCCGACGTGCCCGGCTGCACGATCATCGCCGACGTGAAGGCGAGCCAGGCGCTCTACGACCGGGTCGCCGAACTGGGCGGCCATCCGCTCATGTGGAAGACCGGCCACAGCCTCATCAAGTCGAAGATGAAGGAAACCGGCGCCCCGCTTGCGGGGGAGATGAGCGGCCACATCTTCTTCGCCCACGATTATTACGGCTATGACGACGCGCTCTACGCCGCCGTCCGCCTGATCCGCGCGGTGAGCCGCATCGGCAAGTCGCTGACCCAATTGCGCTCCGACATGCCCGCCATGGTCAACACGCCCGAAATGCGCTTCCAGGTCGACGATAGCCGCAAATTCCCGGTCGTCCGCGAAGTGCTCGACCGCCTCGCGGCATCGGGCGCGGAAGTGAACGACACGGACGGCGCCCGCGTCAACACGGCCGACGGCTGGTGGCTGCTCCGTGCATCGAACACGCAGGATGTGCTCGTCGCCCGTGCCGAGGCCAGGGATCAGGCCGGGCTCGACCGCCTCATGGCCCAAATCGACGAGCAGCTCGCTTTGTCAGGGCTGGAGCGCGGGCCGCAGGCGGGTCACTAA
- the pdeM gene encoding ligase-associated DNA damage response endonuclease PdeM — MVPFSFVGHILMALPDGALFWPDRGALLVADLHLEKASWFARIGQMLPPYDSIATLTDLTAIVHRTGAREIWCLGDSFHDKYGCDRLPLRARELLTALTASTRWTWITGNHDPGFADHCGGAIVEEAEVDGLLLRHEAQPGETRPELSGHFHPKLRISLKGRQVARRCFVVTERKLILPAFGSLTGGLDPAHPEIVRAVGGRAEALVPLADRLLRFPVAA, encoded by the coding sequence ATGGTTCCCTTTTCGTTCGTCGGTCACATCCTCATGGCGTTGCCCGATGGCGCGCTGTTCTGGCCGGATCGTGGGGCGCTCCTCGTCGCGGATTTGCATCTTGAAAAGGCGAGCTGGTTCGCCCGGATCGGGCAGATGCTGCCGCCTTACGATTCGATCGCGACGCTGACCGATCTGACCGCGATCGTGCATCGCACCGGCGCCCGCGAAATCTGGTGCCTGGGCGACAGCTTCCATGACAAATATGGCTGCGACCGGCTTCCCCTCCGCGCGCGGGAGCTGCTGACGGCGCTGACCGCGTCCACGCGCTGGACGTGGATCACCGGCAATCACGATCCGGGTTTTGCCGACCATTGCGGCGGCGCCATCGTGGAGGAGGCGGAAGTGGACGGCCTGCTGCTGCGGCACGAGGCGCAGCCGGGCGAGACGCGGCCGGAACTGTCCGGCCATTTTCATCCCAAATTGCGCATATCGCTGAAAGGGCGGCAAGTCGCGCGGCGTTGCTTCGTCGTGACCGAGCGCAAGCTCATCCTGCCCGCTTTCGGATCGCTGACCGGCGGGCTCGATCCCGCGCATCCCGAAATCGTCCGGGCGGTCGGCGGCCGCGCCGAGGCCTTGGTGCCGCTCGCCGACCGGCTGCTGCGCTTTCCCGTCGCGGCTTAG
- a CDS encoding ligase-associated DNA damage response DEXH box helicase: MALKGGEALPPAIAAWFADKGWAPRRHQMEMLEAARAGRNALLVAPTGAGKTLAGFLPTLVELTEAENFQGLHTLYVSPLKALAVDVRRNLLTPIEEMGLPVTVEARTGDTPSDRKARQRVKPPHILLTTPESLSLLLSHEDSAILFGNLRTMVVDEVHAFASGKRGDLLSLAMARLQKLSPRLRRVALSATVADPEAYQGWLAPDADIETVDVVRGEPGAKADIRIMLPADERIPWSGHSGRWASAQVMKEIEAHRTSLVFCNTRSLAELIFQDLWAVNEQTLPIGVHHGSLSVEARRKVENAVADGRLRALVCTASLDLGVDWGDVDLVIQMGAPKGSSRLTQRIGRSNHRMDEPSEAILVPGNRFEYLEARAALDAIDGGELDPEIFRPGALDVLAQHIMGLACAAPFDEAEMLTEVRSAAPYAGLTAGLFGQVLAYIESGGYALRAYDKFKRLTRGPDGLWRVSHPRFIQQHRMNAGIIVDAPLLDVKFRNGRKLGTVEDYFASTLSPGDTFFFSGLVLEVEKIDGTDLFVRATAKSARIPTYVGARMAMTTNLADRVRHFLHDRAQWPRFPDDVRDWLHAQERRSTLPAPDQLLVETFPHEGRHYMVIYSFEGWNAHQSLGMLITRRMETMGLKPLGFVSNDYALACYGLEPIADPAALLSSDILEHEFVDWVQGSNLLKRAFREVAVIGGLVERHHPGKKKSGKQVTFSTDLIYDVLRRYEPDHLLLRAAWEDAKQRMTDVGRLARLLDRAADTMLHVELERVSPMAVPVLVIVGRERTATGTVDDALLIEAESLAAEAMRLD, translated from the coding sequence ATGGCTTTGAAAGGCGGGGAGGCCCTGCCCCCTGCCATCGCCGCCTGGTTCGCCGACAAGGGCTGGGCGCCCCGGCGGCATCAGATGGAGATGCTGGAGGCCGCACGCGCCGGCCGCAACGCTCTGCTGGTCGCGCCGACGGGCGCGGGCAAGACGCTGGCGGGTTTCCTGCCGACCCTCGTCGAACTTACCGAGGCGGAAAATTTCCAGGGTCTCCACACCCTCTACGTCTCGCCGTTGAAGGCGCTCGCGGTCGACGTGCGGCGCAATTTGCTGACGCCGATCGAGGAGATGGGCCTTCCCGTGACCGTCGAGGCCCGCACCGGCGACACGCCCTCGGACCGCAAGGCGCGGCAACGGGTGAAGCCGCCGCATATCCTGCTCACTACGCCGGAATCGCTTTCGCTGCTCCTGAGCCACGAGGACAGCGCGATCCTCTTCGGCAACCTGCGTACCATGGTCGTCGACGAGGTCCACGCCTTCGCATCCGGCAAGCGCGGCGACCTCCTCTCGCTCGCCATGGCGCGGCTGCAAAAGCTCTCGCCCCGCCTCCGCCGCGTCGCTTTGTCCGCGACCGTGGCCGATCCCGAAGCCTATCAGGGCTGGCTCGCCCCCGATGCCGATATCGAGACGGTCGACGTGGTGCGGGGAGAACCCGGCGCGAAGGCCGACATCCGGATCATGCTGCCGGCGGACGAGCGCATCCCTTGGTCCGGCCACTCCGGGCGCTGGGCGTCGGCGCAGGTCATGAAAGAGATTGAGGCGCACCGCACCAGCCTCGTCTTCTGCAACACGCGCAGCCTAGCCGAGCTCATCTTCCAGGATCTCTGGGCGGTGAACGAGCAGACCCTGCCGATCGGCGTCCACCATGGATCGCTGTCCGTCGAGGCGCGGCGGAAGGTGGAGAATGCGGTGGCGGACGGGCGGCTGCGCGCACTCGTCTGCACGGCGAGCCTCGATCTCGGCGTCGACTGGGGCGACGTCGATCTCGTCATCCAGATGGGCGCGCCCAAGGGCTCCTCGCGCCTAACGCAAAGGATCGGCCGGTCCAATCACCGGATGGACGAGCCGTCCGAAGCGATCCTCGTCCCCGGCAACCGCTTCGAATATCTGGAGGCGCGGGCAGCCTTGGACGCCATTGACGGCGGCGAGCTCGATCCCGAAATCTTCCGGCCAGGCGCGCTCGACGTGCTTGCCCAGCACATCATGGGCCTCGCCTGCGCCGCGCCGTTCGATGAGGCGGAGATGCTGACCGAAGTGCGGTCCGCCGCGCCTTATGCGGGCCTCACCGCCGGCCTGTTCGGCCAGGTGCTCGCTTATATCGAGAGCGGCGGCTATGCCCTGCGCGCCTATGACAAGTTCAAGCGGCTGACGAGGGGGCCGGACGGGCTCTGGCGCGTCTCCCATCCCCGCTTCATCCAGCAGCATCGGATGAATGCCGGTATCATCGTCGACGCGCCCCTGCTCGACGTGAAATTCAGGAACGGGCGCAAGCTCGGCACGGTGGAGGATTATTTCGCGTCCACCCTGAGCCCCGGCGACACCTTTTTCTTTTCCGGCCTGGTGCTGGAGGTGGAAAAGATCGACGGCACCGACCTTTTCGTTCGGGCGACCGCCAAATCGGCGCGCATCCCAACTTATGTCGGCGCGCGCATGGCGATGACCACCAACCTCGCCGACCGCGTCCGCCACTTCCTCCACGACCGCGCTCAATGGCCGCGTTTTCCGGACGATGTGCGGGACTGGCTGCATGCCCAGGAACGCCGCTCGACCCTCCCGGCACCCGACCAATTGCTCGTCGAGACGTTCCCGCACGAGGGGCGGCATTATATGGTCATCTACAGCTTCGAAGGCTGGAACGCGCACCAGTCGCTCGGCATGCTGATCACCCGGCGGATGGAAACGATGGGGCTGAAGCCGCTGGGTTTCGTGTCCAACGATTATGCGCTCGCCTGCTACGGCCTGGAGCCGATCGCCGACCCCGCCGCCCTCCTGTCATCCGATATCCTGGAGCATGAATTTGTCGATTGGGTTCAGGGATCGAACCTCTTGAAGCGTGCCTTCCGCGAGGTCGCGGTGATCGGCGGGCTCGTCGAGCGGCATCATCCCGGCAAGAAGAAATCGGGCAAGCAGGTCACCTTCTCGACCGATCTCATCTACGACGTTCTCCGCCGTTACGAGCCGGACCATCTCCTCCTCCGCGCCGCCTGGGAAGACGCCAAGCAGCGCATGACCGATGTCGGCCGCCTCGCCCGCCTGCTCGATCGGGCCGCCGATACGATGCTGCATGTGGAGCTGGAACGGGTCTCGCCGATGGCCGTCCCCGTCCTCGTCATCGTCGGCCGGGAGCGCACCGCCACCGGAACGGTGGACGATGCGCTCCTCATCGAAGCCGAGAGCCTCGCCGCCGAGGCGATGCGGCTGGATTAG
- the pabB gene encoding aminodeoxychorismate synthase component I: MIDPARPFLLFDDARAGGGPALLYADPFAIIETRDPGAVRGCLDRLRDAQAAGHHAAGFLSYEAGYALEPRLARLAAPPPEDAPPLLWFGLFDAPRAVRAEDILPAASARAGAPRPRIEPGLYGEGVHRIQEHILAGDIYQANYTFQADVPLEGDPLALYAAIRGRARAGHGGIVHIGSHWLLSFSPELFFTLEDGQVTARPMKGTARRHADPLSDAEAMRMLRSDEKQRAENLMIVDLLRNDLSRISRPGSVKVPDLFTVETYPTVHQMTSTVTAAAKDGIGAFDIVEAIFPCGSITGAPKIRAMEIIAEQEREPRGVYTGSIGWAAPDGRASFNVAIRTLTLTAGSRMSSLGLGSGIVADSRAGDEWRECLAKGAFVSVGDD; this comes from the coding sequence ATGATCGATCCCGCCCGGCCCTTCCTCCTGTTCGACGATGCCCGCGCAGGGGGTGGCCCGGCCCTGTTATATGCGGATCCGTTCGCGATTATCGAGACGCGCGATCCGGGGGCGGTGCGCGGCTGTCTTGACCGGCTGCGGGATGCCCAGGCCGCGGGCCATCATGCCGCCGGTTTCCTGTCCTATGAGGCCGGTTACGCGCTGGAGCCGCGTTTGGCCCGGCTTGCCGCGCCGCCGCCAGAGGATGCGCCGCCTTTATTGTGGTTCGGGCTCTTCGATGCGCCGCGCGCCGTCAGGGCCGAAGACATCCTTCCCGCCGCTTCCGCCCGCGCCGGAGCGCCCCGGCCGCGCATCGAACCCGGCCTCTATGGGGAAGGCGTCCACCGCATCCAGGAACATATCCTGGCGGGCGACATCTATCAGGCCAATTACACGTTTCAGGCCGATGTTCCGTTAGAGGGCGATCCGCTTGCTCTTTATGCCGCGATCCGGGGCCGTGCCCGCGCGGGTCATGGCGGGATCGTGCATATTGGCAGCCATTGGCTCCTGTCTTTCTCGCCCGAACTTTTCTTCACGCTGGAGGATGGCCAAGTGACGGCGCGGCCGATGAAGGGAACGGCGCGGCGCCATGCCGACCCTTTGTCGGATGCAGAAGCGATGCGGATGCTGAGGAGCGATGAAAAGCAGCGCGCCGAAAATCTGATGATCGTCGATCTTCTCCGCAACGACTTGAGCCGGATATCCCGGCCGGGCAGCGTGAAGGTGCCCGATCTCTTCACCGTCGAAACCTATCCGACCGTCCATCAAATGACGTCGACCGTCACCGCGGCGGCAAAGGACGGCATCGGTGCATTCGACATCGTCGAGGCGATCTTTCCCTGCGGATCGATCACCGGCGCGCCCAAGATTCGGGCGATGGAAATCATCGCGGAGCAGGAACGGGAGCCGCGCGGCGTCTATACCGGATCAATCGGCTGGGCCGCCCCCGACGGCCGGGCATCGTTCAACGTCGCGATCCGGACCTTGACCCTCACGGCCGGGAGCCGCATGTCTTCCCTTGGTCTCGGTTCGGGGATCGTGGCGGACAGCCGCGCCGGCGACGAATGGCGCGAATGCCTGGCCAAAGGGGCGTTTGTAAGCGTGGGCGATGACTGA
- a CDS encoding aminotransferase class IV, with protein sequence MTDFDLIETIRFDPEAGVIDTERHLARLKASATALGFSFDRHAARNELQAATFRLTEPHRIRLMLSRSGIIAVEGGPVPDTPAEARVAIAPLPVPADDFRLRHKTSDRAFYDDTRSKSGAFEVLFVDPDDFLTEGSFTTLFVDRDGALLTPPLSRGLLPGILRQRLIEEGEAVEADLRPEDLANGFLIGNALRGLIPARLV encoded by the coding sequence ATGACTGACTTCGACCTGATCGAGACGATCCGCTTCGACCCCGAGGCGGGCGTGATCGATACCGAACGGCATCTGGCCCGGCTGAAGGCGAGCGCCACCGCCTTGGGGTTCAGCTTCGACCGGCACGCGGCGCGCAATGAATTGCAGGCGGCGACCTTCCGGCTTACCGAGCCGCATCGCATCCGATTGATGCTGTCCCGTTCGGGCATCATCGCCGTCGAAGGCGGACCGGTACCCGACACGCCGGCCGAGGCGCGCGTCGCGATTGCGCCCTTGCCGGTGCCGGCCGACGATTTCCGGCTGCGCCACAAAACCAGCGATCGCGCCTTTTACGACGATACTCGATCGAAGAGCGGAGCCTTCGAAGTCCTGTTCGTCGATCCGGACGATTTCCTGACCGAAGGCAGCTTCACGACCCTGTTCGTCGACCGCGACGGGGCGCTTTTGACTCCCCCTTTATCCCGCGGCCTGCTGCCCGGCATTCTTCGCCAGCGGCTGATCGAGGAGGGAGAAGCGGTGGAGGCCGACCTTCGTCCGGAGGATCTGGCCAATGGCTTCCTGATCGGCAACGCGTTGCGCGGACTGATCCCGGCCCGGCTGGTCTAA
- a CDS encoding ligase-associated DNA damage response exonuclease — MARLGSWIEPFPEGIYVKPADAWVDPSQPKARAIVTHGHADHARGGHGQVWATPETLAIMECRYGPQNGSPVGYGDVIRMSEVDVSFVPAGHVLGSAQIILDHRGERVVVSGDYKRRPDPTCAPFEPVPCDIFITEATFGLPVFRHPDTGSEMDRLLERLHANPDRCVLVGAYALGKAQRVIMELRRRGHHDPIYIHGALQRLCELYQEQGVELGDIRPATGIAKEELKGRIVLCPPGALNDRWSRRLPDPITAMASGWMRVRQRARQRNVELPLIISDHADWDELTATLREIAPKEVWVTHGREEALIHWCAMHQIKARELNLVGYEDEDD, encoded by the coding sequence ATGGCCCGTCTCGGTTCCTGGATAGAGCCTTTTCCCGAAGGCATTTATGTGAAGCCCGCCGACGCCTGGGTGGACCCGTCCCAGCCCAAGGCGCGGGCGATCGTCACCCACGGCCATGCCGATCATGCGCGCGGCGGGCATGGTCAGGTGTGGGCGACGCCGGAGACGCTCGCCATCATGGAATGCCGTTATGGGCCGCAGAACGGATCGCCGGTGGGCTATGGCGACGTAATCCGCATGAGCGAGGTCGACGTGAGCTTCGTGCCTGCGGGCCACGTCCTCGGCTCCGCGCAGATCATCCTCGACCATCGGGGCGAAAGGGTGGTCGTCTCCGGCGATTACAAGCGCCGCCCCGATCCCACCTGCGCGCCGTTCGAGCCGGTGCCCTGCGACATCTTCATTACCGAGGCGACGTTCGGCCTCCCCGTCTTCCGCCACCCGGATACGGGGAGCGAGATGGACCGGCTTTTAGAGCGGCTCCATGCCAATCCCGATCGCTGCGTGCTGGTCGGCGCCTATGCGCTCGGCAAGGCGCAGCGCGTGATCATGGAACTCAGGCGGCGGGGGCATCACGATCCCATCTATATTCACGGCGCGCTCCAGCGGCTGTGCGAGCTTTACCAGGAACAAGGCGTGGAACTTGGCGACATCCGTCCCGCGACCGGCATAGCGAAGGAGGAATTGAAGGGCCGGATCGTCCTCTGCCCGCCCGGCGCCCTGAACGACCGCTGGTCGCGGCGCCTGCCCGATCCGATCACCGCCATGGCATCGGGCTGGATGCGCGTCCGCCAGCGCGCCCGGCAGAGGAACGTCGAATTGCCCCTCATCATCTCCGACCACGCCGACTGGGACGAGCTCACCGCCACCCTGCGCGAAATCGCGCCGAAGGAAGTGTGGGTGACGCATGGCCGCGAGGAAGCGCTGATTCACTGGTGCGCCATGCACCAGATCAAGGCGCGCGAGCTCAATCTCGTCGGCTATGAGGATGAGGACGATTAA
- a CDS encoding division plane positioning ATPase MipZ, translating to MADAPHIIVFANEKGGTGKSTTAVHSAVALAAAGRRVAALDLDTRQRTLGRYLDNRARTIARTGVPLPMPRHETFDPAKSDDFDGQLARLAEDADVIVIDTPGRDDPYARAAMLKADTLVTPINDSFVDLDLIGEVDAETYKVKRPSFYAELVWNSRTQRAKVTGNSVDWVVLRNRMQHIEAKNMRRVGKALDELSRRVGFRVIPGLGERVIYRELFPKGITLLDLAQIGEVGIAHIAARQELREMIAGFGLPEADEAPARARAAG from the coding sequence ATGGCAGACGCGCCGCACATCATCGTTTTCGCCAATGAAAAAGGCGGCACCGGCAAGTCGACCACGGCGGTGCACAGCGCGGTCGCGCTCGCCGCGGCCGGGCGGCGGGTGGCGGCGCTCGATCTCGACACCCGGCAGCGCACGCTGGGCCGCTATCTCGACAATCGCGCCAGGACGATCGCGCGCACCGGCGTGCCGCTTCCGATGCCGCGTCACGAGACGTTCGATCCGGCGAAGAGCGACGATTTCGACGGCCAGCTCGCCCGGCTGGCCGAGGATGCGGATGTGATCGTCATCGACACGCCGGGCCGCGACGATCCCTATGCCCGCGCCGCGATGCTGAAGGCGGACACGCTCGTCACCCCGATCAACGACAGCTTCGTCGATCTCGACCTGATCGGCGAGGTCGATGCCGAAACCTACAAGGTGAAGCGCCCATCCTTCTATGCCGAACTCGTCTGGAACAGCCGGACGCAGCGGGCGAAGGTCACCGGCAACAGCGTGGACTGGGTCGTCCTCAGAAACCGCATGCAGCATATCGAGGCGAAGAATATGCGCCGCGTCGGCAAGGCGCTGGACGAGCTCTCCCGCCGCGTCGGCTTCCGCGTCATTCCGGGCCTTGGCGAGCGCGTCATCTATCGCGAACTGTTTCCCAAGGGCATCACCCTGCTCGACCTCGCCCAGATCGGCGAGGTCGGCATCGCCCATATCGCGGCACGGCAGGAATTGCGCGAGATGATCGCGGGCTTTGGCCTGCCGGAGGCGGACGAGGCGCCCGCCCGCGCCCGCGCCGCGGGCTAA
- a CDS encoding sel1 repeat family protein has product MSGIQNHKAFVIESQLQAAARGEAEALFDLGLAYANGGAALAADPVEAHKWFNLAALNGVEEAKYCRADIADTMTAREIAEAQRRARSWLAAAAMQGLVAA; this is encoded by the coding sequence ATGAGCGGCATTCAGAATCACAAGGCTTTCGTGATCGAAAGCCAGTTGCAGGCGGCGGCGCGGGGCGAGGCGGAAGCCTTGTTCGACCTCGGCCTCGCTTATGCCAATGGCGGCGCGGCGCTGGCGGCCGATCCGGTCGAAGCGCATAAATGGTTCAATCTCGCCGCGCTCAACGGCGTCGAGGAAGCCAAATATTGCCGGGCCGACATCGCCGACACGATGACGGCGCGGGAAATCGCCGAGGCGCAGCGCCGCGCGCGCAGCTGGCTGGCCGCGGCGGCGATGCAGGGCCTGGTTGCGGCCTGA
- a CDS encoding DUF1349 domain-containing protein, with the protein MRNFRRIGGLLTLAMLAAQPAAAQMRMQPPPGAAPPSAALNDEFDGDSLSPDWKIFHAENGWPNKIKAMDVGKTTQGALHLEPYDSAWVRDLNAPFLYKILQGDFDVRARVRAKGANGDIPAGTWSLGGLMARVPNGLTEATWQPNRENWHFITTGVGFEAGKTMTETKGTYNSYSSLKLRPYQSGWVELRLVRVGMAIFALVRPDDKSPWVVRDRFYRMEGSPFMQVGLIAYTTSPDTKPGPENAAVTNRQVSKELPVDMTLEVDWVRFAPAKPAPVRDWYGQVNGTNPLTNPNITDAEILAAIGD; encoded by the coding sequence ATGCGTAATTTCCGCCGCATAGGCGGGCTTTTGACCTTGGCGATGCTGGCGGCACAACCTGCCGCGGCGCAGATGCGGATGCAGCCGCCGCCCGGCGCGGCGCCGCCGTCGGCCGCGCTCAACGACGAATTTGACGGCGATAGCCTGTCGCCGGACTGGAAGATCTTTCATGCCGAAAATGGCTGGCCGAACAAGATCAAGGCCATGGACGTCGGCAAGACGACCCAGGGTGCCCTGCACCTTGAACCTTATGATTCGGCGTGGGTGCGTGATCTCAACGCCCCTTTCCTCTACAAGATTCTGCAGGGCGATTTCGACGTCCGCGCCCGGGTCCGGGCAAAAGGGGCCAATGGCGACATTCCGGCGGGCACCTGGTCCCTGGGAGGCCTGATGGCGCGCGTGCCAAACGGCCTCACCGAAGCGACCTGGCAGCCCAATCGCGAAAATTGGCACTTCATCACCACCGGCGTCGGCTTCGAAGCCGGCAAGACGATGACGGAGACGAAGGGCACCTATAACAGCTATTCGTCGCTAAAATTGCGCCCCTATCAAAGCGGCTGGGTCGAACTGCGCCTCGTCCGCGTCGGCATGGCGATCTTCGCCCTCGTCCGTCCCGACGACAAAAGCCCTTGGGTGGTGCGCGACCGCTTCTACCGCATGGAAGGATCGCCCTTCATGCAGGTCGGGCTCATCGCCTACACGACCAGTCCGGATACCAAGCCGGGACCGGAAAATGCAGCGGTGACGAACCGCCAGGTTTCGAAGGAGCTGCCGGTCGACATGACGCTGGAAGTGGATTGGGTGCGCTTCGCCCCCGCCAAGCCCGCGCCGGTTCGCGATTGGTATGGGCAGGTGAACGGCACCAATCCGCTCACCAATCCCAATATTACCGACGCGGAAATCCTCGCGGCGATCGGCGACTAA
- a CDS encoding Hsp20 family protein — MIMRSQFDLTPFRRSTVGFDRLFDFLETAGRGEQGDNYPPFDIEKLGDDSYRITLAVAGFKAGEIDVTARQNLLIVTGRKGDMRKEGNFLHMGIATRAFERRFELADFVRVERADLADGLLSIELVREIPEAMKPRKIAINGGENTLIEADDRARQTEDA, encoded by the coding sequence ATGATCATGCGTAGCCAATTCGATTTGACCCCGTTCCGCCGCTCCACCGTCGGCTTCGACCGGTTGTTCGATTTTCTCGAAACAGCCGGGCGCGGCGAGCAGGGCGACAATTATCCGCCCTTCGATATCGAGAAACTGGGCGACGACAGTTATCGCATCACGCTGGCCGTCGCGGGCTTCAAAGCTGGCGAGATCGATGTGACCGCGCGGCAGAATCTGCTGATTGTGACCGGTCGCAAGGGCGACATGCGCAAAGAAGGTAATTTCCTGCATATGGGCATTGCCACGCGCGCCTTCGAACGCCGCTTCGAACTCGCCGATTTCGTGCGGGTCGAGCGTGCCGATCTGGCCGACGGCCTGCTTTCGATCGAACTGGTCCGCGAGATTCCGGAGGCGATGAAGCCCCGCAAGATCGCGATCAACGGCGGCGAAAACACGCTGATCGAGGCCGATGATCGGGCGCGGCAGACCGAAGACGCCTGA
- the panC gene encoding pantoate--beta-alanine ligase, producing the protein MQTLRDLPALRAALGALRTEGGKIAFVPTMGALHAGHMALIAEARRRARFVIASVFVNPTQFGPNEDFSRYPRQEARDAALLEENGCTLLWAPSVEVMYPGGPEMATRITVSGVSEGLCGASRPGHFDGVATVVAKLLNQVQPDFALFGEKDYQQLAVIRRMAADLDLAVEIAGVPTQRDADGLALSSRNAYLSPEERVAARALPRALGRAAAALQAGEEVDAVLAAARAALADAGFASVDYVELRDADTLVPLAALDRPARLLAAARMGATRLIDNLPVLPAGKA; encoded by the coding sequence GTGCAAACACTCCGTGACCTCCCCGCCCTGCGCGCCGCGCTTGGCGCTCTTCGTACCGAAGGCGGCAAGATCGCTTTCGTGCCGACCATGGGCGCGCTTCATGCTGGGCACATGGCCTTGATCGCGGAAGCGCGGCGGCGGGCGCGCTTCGTGATCGCCTCCGTCTTCGTCAATCCGACCCAATTCGGTCCCAATGAGGATTTCAGCCGCTATCCGCGCCAGGAAGCGAGGGATGCCGCGCTGCTGGAAGAGAATGGCTGCACCCTTCTATGGGCGCCGAGCGTCGAGGTCATGTATCCGGGCGGGCCGGAGATGGCGACCAGGATCACCGTCAGCGGCGTCAGCGAAGGGCTGTGCGGGGCGAGCCGGCCCGGACATTTCGACGGCGTCGCGACCGTCGTCGCCAAATTGCTCAACCAGGTGCAGCCCGATTTCGCCCTGTTCGGCGAAAAGGATTATCAGCAGCTCGCCGTCATTCGCCGCATGGCCGCCGATCTCGACCTGGCCGTGGAGATTGCCGGGGTGCCGACCCAGCGCGATGCGGACGGCCTCGCCCTCTCCTCGCGAAACGCCTATCTGTCGCCGGAGGAGCGGGTCGCCGCCCGCGCTCTGCCCCGCGCCCTTGGCCGCGCCGCCGCCGCTCTTCAAGCGGGGGAAGAGGTGGACGCCGTTCTCGCGGCGGCGCGCGCGGCCCTCGCCGATGCCGGTTTCGCGTCCGTGGATTATGTCGAATTGCGCGACGCGGACACGCTCGTCCCGCTCGCCGCTTTGGACCGGCCCGCCCGCCTCCTCGCCGCGGCACGCATGGGTGCCACCCGCCTTATCGACAATCTGCCCGTTCTGCCTGCCGGCAAGGCGTAA